The following proteins come from a genomic window of Labeo rohita strain BAU-BD-2019 chromosome 25, IGBB_LRoh.1.0, whole genome shotgun sequence:
- the cracr2b gene encoding EF-hand calcium-binding domain-containing protein 4A: MSGWLKDGVVLEGTGSGQMSPRSRLRSPLPSRTPRSQSSNGTSSPDSDRQDRMSKAKELFELCDKEGKGFITKRDMQRLQQELPLSPEQLESVFESLDRDRNGYLTPLEFHMGLGELVGSGPEERPRSREGEMIGEERVEPMEIRFTQILMELGADKLFKDQWELCTLWCELQRDKPELLGVLEEVLSYTVSHLQDALKEKDNLEQALRRREDDHDRVVRSMYEDMESQLKEEREKRQALDSMKQGDKKEQLLQELRMREQELEFTLTKQRELESRINALSNDQADARGENRRLQNVNQQLQDQLEQSREELQHASSQLQQLQNNIKQQQKGKEREVLKVSRNMQKERESLMRQLDLLRDMNKRLRDDKDAHQTQKMVSQKYPFMSSSPYPPCRCVHAISPWMRSIYPY; the protein is encoded by the exons ATGTCTGGATGGTTGAAGGACGGGGTGGTGTTGGAGGGGACGGGGAGCGGTCAGATGTCGCCCCGCTCCAGACTGCGAAGTCCCTTGCCGAGTCGGACGCCGAGGTCACAGTCGTCCAACGGTACGAGCTCTCCGGACTCAGACAGACAGGACAGAATGAGTAAAGCTAAAGAGCTGTTTGAGCTGTGTGATAAAGAGGGGAAAGGATTTATCACAAAGAGAGACATGCAG CGGCTTCAGCAAGAGCTTCCTCTGTCTCCTGAGCAGCTGGAATCAGTGTTTGAGAGTTTGGACAGAGACAGAAATGGTTACCTCACACCCCTTGAGTTCCACATGGGCCTAG GAGAGCTTGTAGGTTCTGGGCCAGAGGAGAGACCGAGGAGCAGAGAGGGAGAGATGATCGGAGAGGAGAGAGTAGAGCCGATGGAGATCCGATTCACACAAATCCTAATGGAGCTGGGAGCTGATAAACTCTTTAAAGA TCAGTGGGAGTTGTGTACACTGTGGTGTGAGCTCCAGAGAGACAAACCTGAACTCCTGGGAGTTTTGGAGGAGGTTCTTTCCTACACTGTGTCTCATCTTCAGGATGCACTCAAAGAGAAAGACAATTTAGAACAGGCACTGCGCAG GAGAGAGGATGATCATGACAGAGTGGTTCGGTCCATGTATGAAGACATGGAGAGTCAGTTaaaagaggagagagagaaacgACAAGCTCTG GACAGCATGAAGCAAGGAGACAAGAAAGAGCAGCTACTGCAGGAACTAAGGATGCGAGAACAAGAACTTGAGTTCACGCTCACCAAGCAGAGAGAG TTGGAGAGCAGGATCAACGCTCTGAGCAATGATCAGGCTGACGCTCGTGGCGAGAACCGCCGTCTGCAGAATGTCAACCAACAGCTGCAGGACCAACTGGAGCAGAGCCGAGAGGAACTTCAGCACGCTTCGAGCCAATTACAACAACTACAGAACAACATCAAACAACAGCAGAAGGGCAAAGAGAG AGAAGTCCTGAAAGTGTCCCGAAACATGCAGAAGGAACGTGAAAGCCTCATGAGACAACTAGATCTTCTCAG AGACATGAACAAGCGTCTTCGTGATGATAAAGATGCCCATCAGACACAGAAGATGGTTAGTCAAAAATACCCCTTCATGTCTTCCAGTCCTTACCCACCATGCCGGTGCGTTCACGCCATCTCGCCGTGGATGCGCTCTATTTATCCGTATTAA
- the LOC127156944 gene encoding EF-hand calcium-binding domain-containing protein 4B-like produces the protein MENPNEDPEDSDSSLTDSSPKRLSIAEVTEDETTYQSDKTMGISCDPQRVFKVVFLGNSAVGKSSFIHHYCSGHFPNALASTVGMDFQVRSVTVDSTPVALQLWDTAGQERFHSVTQQYFRRADGIIAMYDVTHEASFTAVRHWLDQVQEKMAEGACLMLLGNKTDLATADRREVTRAQGRRLAEQYQAEFYECSAKSGQQVEEAMIHLTRLLASQQDKQCESALHLDASANRGRCCK, from the exons ATGGAAAACCCAAATGAAGACCCTGAGGATTCAGACAGCTCGCTAACAGATTCAAGTCCGAAAAGACTCTCTATAGCTGAAGTGACAGAAGACGAAACCACCTACCAGTCTGATAAAACCATG GGCATATCTTGTGACCCACAGCGTGTGTTTAAGGTGGTGTTTTTGGGAAACTCCGCCGTGGGAAAGAGCTCGTTCATCCATCACTACTGCAGTGGTCACTTCCCCAATGCCTTAGCCTCAACTGTGG GAATGGATTTTCAGGTCAGGAGCGTAACGGTTGATTCAACACCAGTCGCTCTGCAGCTGTGGGACACCGCAGGGCAGGAGAG GTTCCACAGCGTCACGCAGCAGTATTTTCGCAGGGCGGATGGAATCATCGCTATGTATGACGTCACGCATGAGGCGTCATTCACGGCTGTCCGTCATTGGTTGGATCAGGTGCAG GAAAAGATGGCTGAGGGGGCGTGTCTGATGTTGCTAGGCAATAAGACAGACCTGGCGACCGCAGACAGGAGGGAGGTGACTAGAGCACAAGGCCGCAGACTGGCAGAG CAGTACCAGGCGGAGTTCTATGAATGCAGTGCTAAGAGTGGACAACAGGTGGAGGAGGCCATGATCCACCTGACCAG GTTACTTGCCTCACAGCAAGACAAGCAGTGTGAGTCTGCGCTCCATCTGGATGCCTCTGCCAACAGAGGCCGCTGCTGTAAATAA